The Xiphophorus maculatus strain JP 163 A chromosome 21, X_maculatus-5.0-male, whole genome shotgun sequence genome window below encodes:
- the mrpl15 gene encoding 39S ribosomal protein L15, mitochondrial — translation MSFPKKPSGKALDVLQNLPRITLANLRPEPGARKNEKRRGRGQHGGNRSGRGHKGERQRGTRPRLGFEGGQTPFYLRIPKYGFNEGHSRRPQYQPLTLKRLQYLIDLGRVDPSQPIDLTQLVNARGVTIQPLKRDYGVQLVDEGSDIFAAKINIEVQRATEGAIAAIERNGGIITNSFYDPISLGILIKPVPFFMRGQPIPKRMLPGEDMVPYYMSAENRGYLADPEEIQQARRALAQKYGYVLPDISKDELCHMLAMRKDVRQIFFGLSPGWVVNMPEKKILKPTDEKLLQYYSS, via the exons ATGTCTTTCCCTAAAAAACCCAGCGGTAAAGCACTGGACGTTTTGCAAAATCTACCGAGAATAACTTTAGCAAATTTACGTCCTGAACCAGGAGCCAGGAAGAAT GAAAAGCGGCGGGGCAGAGGACAGCACGGAGGTAACAGGAGCGGGAGAGGCCACAAAGGAGAGCGGCAGAGAGGGACCCGACCTCGGCTGGGGTTCGAAGGGGGACAGACCCCCTTCTACTTGAGAATTCCTAAATATGGCTTCAATGAAGGCCACAg TCGCCGTCCACAATACCAGCCTTTAACGTTGAAAAGACTGCAGTACTTGATTGATTTGGGTCGGGTCGACCCATCACAGCCCATAGACCTGACCCAGCTCGTCAACGCCAGAGGAGTCACCATCCAGCCGTTGAAGAGGGACTATGGAGTCCAGCTTGTTGATGAG GGTTCTGACATTTTTGCAGCAAAAATCAACATTGAGGTTCAGAGAGCAACTGAAGGAGCCATAGCTGCTATCGAACGGAATGGAGGCATCATCACCAACAGCTTCTACGATCCCATAAGTCTCg GAATCCTTATCAAGCCCGTCCCGTTCTTCATGAGGGGGCAGCCGATCCCGAAGCGGATGCTGCCAGGAGAGGACATGGTCCCGTATTACATGAGTGCTGAAAACCGGGGTTACTTAGCAGATCCGGAAGAAATCCAGCAGGCCCGCCGCGCCCTGGCGCAGAAGTACGGCTACGTGCTGCCAGATATTTCAAAGGATGAACTGTGTCACATGCTGGCCATGAGGAAGGATGTTCGACAGATCTTCTTTGGCCTGTCTCCAGGCTGGGTCGTTAACATGCCAGAGAAGAAGATCCTGAAA
- the lypla1 gene encoding acyl-protein thioesterase 1: MCGNNMSAPLPAIVPAARKATAAVIFLHGLGDTGHGWAEAFEGIRIPHVKYICPHAPTMPVSLNMRMSMPSWFDIYGLSPEAIEDEAGIKRASENVKAMIDQEVKNGIPSHRILLGGFSQGGALSLYTALTSQQKLAGVVALSCWLPLRKSFPEAAANSANKDMHLLQCHGDSDPLVPFMFGTQTVEKMKSLINPANVTFKSYHGLPHSACPEEMIDVKRFIEKQLPAISDQ; this comes from the exons ATGTGCGGTAACAACATGTCAGCGCCTTTACCTGCCATCGTGCCTGCTGCCCGGAAAGCCACCGCGGCG GTCATTTTTCTGCATGGCCTTGGTGATACTGG GCACGGATGGGCAGAGGCATTTGAAGGCATTAGAATACCTCATGTGAAATACATCTGTCCACATGC TCCTACAATGCCTGTTTCTCTGAACATGAGGATGTCCATGCCTTCATG GTTTGATATCTACGGGCTGAGTCCAGAGGCCATTGAAGACGAGGCTGGTATCAAGAGAGCGTCTGAAAACG TTAAAGCTATGATAGATCAAGAAGTGAAGAATGGGATACCTTCACACAGAATTCTCCTGGGTGGATTTTCGCAG GGTGGAGCTTTGTCTCTGTACACGGCTCTGACATCTCAGCAGAAGCTTGCCGGTGTGGTGGCGCTGAGCTGTTGGCTTCCCCTCCGTAAATCCTTCCCTGAG GCGGCTGCCAACAGTGCTAACAAGGACATGCATCTCCTCCAGTGCCACGGGGATTCCGATCCCCTCGTTCCGTTTATGTTCGGCACCCAGACGGTGGAGAAGATGAAAAGCCTCATCAACCCGGCCAACGTCACCTTTAAATCGTACCACGGACTACCTCACAGTGCCTGTCCAGAG GAAATGATCGACGTCAAGCGGTTCATAGAGAAGCAGCTTCCTGCCATCAGCGACCAGTGA